One Thermoanaerobacter pseudethanolicus ATCC 33223 DNA window includes the following coding sequences:
- a CDS encoding HI0074 family nucleotidyltransferase substrate-binding subunit, giving the protein MRERVEKFFNDFAKAFENLKKATEVAKDDLDIDGTIKRFELCYELAWKLMKEYLADLGIIVKSPREAFKQAFINDLIENEEVWLKMIEDRNLLVHTYTHEQSRDIFHRIKDEHVGELGEFYKSIQQKIENDEF; this is encoded by the coding sequence ATGAGAGAAAGGGTTGAGAAATTTTTTAACGATTTTGCAAAAGCTTTTGAAAATCTTAAAAAAGCGACGGAAGTAGCAAAGGATGACTTGGATATAGATGGAACTATTAAAAGATTTGAGCTTTGCTATGAGTTGGCTTGGAAGTTGATGAAAGAGTATCTTGCAGATTTAGGAATAATCGTAAAAAGCCCTCGTGAGGCCTTTAAACAGGCTTTTATTAACGATCTTATTGAAAATGAGGAAGTTTGGCTAAAAATGATTGAGGATAGAAATTTACTTGTTCACACTTATACTCATGAGCAGTCAAGGGATATTTTTCATCGAATAAAAGATGAACACGTTGGTGAATTGGGTGAATTTTACAAATCGATACAACAAAAAATTGAAAATGACGAATTCTAA